One part of the Mya arenaria isolate MELC-2E11 chromosome 3, ASM2691426v1 genome encodes these proteins:
- the LOC128227303 gene encoding folate receptor gamma-like isoform X1, which produces MVYITSNNKYFLKILFLGFGLKNRDMMDYTLLLVLGISYVCGEASRLSELTSADDYMNICMDGVSHKGSPGPEDKLFDKCTPWKDRSCCTSEITSNIHMNTSWYNLDWSHCPQQLSPQCRARFTQDLCFYECSPNVGPWLVKVDGMKIRNERFVDVPLCHSECDAWWEDCRDDFTCVENWSRHFNWTSDGAKCPANTECVTFETMFKNSTNFCEKVWDHSWKVVNDSNPEGCFVMWWQEDTANPNYDVAYRKAQAIVSGAPDALPKWFHSLCLCVVNVLVLSFTKAGRFW; this is translated from the exons ATGGTTTATATTACcagtaataataaatattttctcaagATTTTGTTTTTGGGTTTTGGACTTAAAAATAGG GATATGATGGACTACACATTACTGTTGGTGTTGGGTATTTCCTATGTGTGTGGAGAGGCCAGCCGACTGTCCGAGCTTACCAGCGCGGATGATTACATGAATATTTGCATGGATGGCGTCAGTCATAAGGGTTCACCTGGACCAGAGGATAAACTCTTTGACAAG TGTACACCTTGGAAGGACCGGAGCTGCTGTACGTCAGAGATAACATCCAACATCCACATGAACACATCTTGGTATAACCTTGACTGGAGTCACTGTCCCCAGCAGTTGTCCCCGCAGTGTCGCGCAAGATTCACGCAGGATCTCTGTTTCTACGAGTGCTCACCAAATGTTGGGCCTTGGCTTGTCAAG gtTGATGGTATGAAGATTCGTAATGAGCGATTTGTTGACGTGCCGCTGTGTCATTCGGAGTGTGATGCATGGTGGGAGGATTGTCGTGACGACTTCACGTGTGTGGAGAATTGGTCTCGTCACTTCAACTGGACTTCAG ACGGAGCAAAATGTCCTGCCAACACTGAGTGTGTGACTTTCGAGACAATGTTCAAGAATTCAACAAACTTCTGCGAGAAGGTCTGGGATCACTCCTGGAAGGTTGTGAACGATTCCAATCCTGAGGGCTGCTTTGTCATGTGGTGGCAAGAGGATACGGCTAACCCTAACTATGATGTCGCATATCGGAAAGCCCAAGCGATAGTTTCGGGGGCTCCAGATGCCCTACCTAAGTGGTTTCATAGTTTATGCTTGTGCGTTGTTAATGTGTTAGTTTTGTCGTTTACTAAAGCTGGTAGATtctggtga
- the LOC128227303 gene encoding folate receptor gamma-like isoform X3: MDMMDYTLLLVLGISYVCGEASRLSELTSADDYMNICMDGVSHKGSPGPEDKLFDKCTPWKDRSCCTSEITSNIHMNTSWYNLDWSHCPQQLSPQCRARFTQDLCFYECSPNVGPWLVKVDGMKIRNERFVDVPLCHSECDAWWEDCRDDFTCVENWSRHFNWTSDGAKCPANTECVTFETMFKNSTNFCEKVWDHSWKVVNDSNPEGCFVMWWQEDTANPNYDVAYRKAQAIVSGAPDALPKWFHSLCLCVVNVLVLSFTKAGRFW; this comes from the exons ATG GATATGATGGACTACACATTACTGTTGGTGTTGGGTATTTCCTATGTGTGTGGAGAGGCCAGCCGACTGTCCGAGCTTACCAGCGCGGATGATTACATGAATATTTGCATGGATGGCGTCAGTCATAAGGGTTCACCTGGACCAGAGGATAAACTCTTTGACAAG TGTACACCTTGGAAGGACCGGAGCTGCTGTACGTCAGAGATAACATCCAACATCCACATGAACACATCTTGGTATAACCTTGACTGGAGTCACTGTCCCCAGCAGTTGTCCCCGCAGTGTCGCGCAAGATTCACGCAGGATCTCTGTTTCTACGAGTGCTCACCAAATGTTGGGCCTTGGCTTGTCAAG gtTGATGGTATGAAGATTCGTAATGAGCGATTTGTTGACGTGCCGCTGTGTCATTCGGAGTGTGATGCATGGTGGGAGGATTGTCGTGACGACTTCACGTGTGTGGAGAATTGGTCTCGTCACTTCAACTGGACTTCAG ACGGAGCAAAATGTCCTGCCAACACTGAGTGTGTGACTTTCGAGACAATGTTCAAGAATTCAACAAACTTCTGCGAGAAGGTCTGGGATCACTCCTGGAAGGTTGTGAACGATTCCAATCCTGAGGGCTGCTTTGTCATGTGGTGGCAAGAGGATACGGCTAACCCTAACTATGATGTCGCATATCGGAAAGCCCAAGCGATAGTTTCGGGGGCTCCAGATGCCCTACCTAAGTGGTTTCATAGTTTATGCTTGTGCGTTGTTAATGTGTTAGTTTTGTCGTTTACTAAAGCTGGTAGATtctggtga
- the LOC128227303 gene encoding folate receptor gamma-like isoform X2, with the protein MDMMDYTLLLVLGISYVCGEASRLSELTSADDYMNICMDGVSHKGSPGPEDKLFDKCTPWKDRSCCTSEITSNIHMNTSWYNLDWSHCPQQLSPQCRARFTQDLCFYECSPNVGPWLVKVDGMKIRNERFVDVPLCHSECDAWWEDCRDDFTCVENWSRHFNWTSDGAKCPANTECVTFETMFKNSTNFCEKVWDHSWKVVNDSNPEGCFVMWWQEDTANPNYDVAYRKAQAIVSGAPDALPKWFHSLCLCVVNVLVLSFTKAGRFW; encoded by the exons GATATGATGGACTACACATTACTGTTGGTGTTGGGTATTTCCTATGTGTGTGGAGAGGCCAGCCGACTGTCCGAGCTTACCAGCGCGGATGATTACATGAATATTTGCATGGATGGCGTCAGTCATAAGGGTTCACCTGGACCAGAGGATAAACTCTTTGACAAG TGTACACCTTGGAAGGACCGGAGCTGCTGTACGTCAGAGATAACATCCAACATCCACATGAACACATCTTGGTATAACCTTGACTGGAGTCACTGTCCCCAGCAGTTGTCCCCGCAGTGTCGCGCAAGATTCACGCAGGATCTCTGTTTCTACGAGTGCTCACCAAATGTTGGGCCTTGGCTTGTCAAG gtTGATGGTATGAAGATTCGTAATGAGCGATTTGTTGACGTGCCGCTGTGTCATTCGGAGTGTGATGCATGGTGGGAGGATTGTCGTGACGACTTCACGTGTGTGGAGAATTGGTCTCGTCACTTCAACTGGACTTCAG ACGGAGCAAAATGTCCTGCCAACACTGAGTGTGTGACTTTCGAGACAATGTTCAAGAATTCAACAAACTTCTGCGAGAAGGTCTGGGATCACTCCTGGAAGGTTGTGAACGATTCCAATCCTGAGGGCTGCTTTGTCATGTGGTGGCAAGAGGATACGGCTAACCCTAACTATGATGTCGCATATCGGAAAGCCCAAGCGATAGTTTCGGGGGCTCCAGATGCCCTACCTAAGTGGTTTCATAGTTTATGCTTGTGCGTTGTTAATGTGTTAGTTTTGTCGTTTACTAAAGCTGGTAGATtctggtga
- the LOC128227303 gene encoding folate receptor gamma-like isoform X4 — protein sequence MMDYTLLLVLGISYVCGEASRLSELTSADDYMNICMDGVSHKGSPGPEDKLFDKCTPWKDRSCCTSEITSNIHMNTSWYNLDWSHCPQQLSPQCRARFTQDLCFYECSPNVGPWLVKVDGMKIRNERFVDVPLCHSECDAWWEDCRDDFTCVENWSRHFNWTSDGAKCPANTECVTFETMFKNSTNFCEKVWDHSWKVVNDSNPEGCFVMWWQEDTANPNYDVAYRKAQAIVSGAPDALPKWFHSLCLCVVNVLVLSFTKAGRFW from the exons ATGATGGACTACACATTACTGTTGGTGTTGGGTATTTCCTATGTGTGTGGAGAGGCCAGCCGACTGTCCGAGCTTACCAGCGCGGATGATTACATGAATATTTGCATGGATGGCGTCAGTCATAAGGGTTCACCTGGACCAGAGGATAAACTCTTTGACAAG TGTACACCTTGGAAGGACCGGAGCTGCTGTACGTCAGAGATAACATCCAACATCCACATGAACACATCTTGGTATAACCTTGACTGGAGTCACTGTCCCCAGCAGTTGTCCCCGCAGTGTCGCGCAAGATTCACGCAGGATCTCTGTTTCTACGAGTGCTCACCAAATGTTGGGCCTTGGCTTGTCAAG gtTGATGGTATGAAGATTCGTAATGAGCGATTTGTTGACGTGCCGCTGTGTCATTCGGAGTGTGATGCATGGTGGGAGGATTGTCGTGACGACTTCACGTGTGTGGAGAATTGGTCTCGTCACTTCAACTGGACTTCAG ACGGAGCAAAATGTCCTGCCAACACTGAGTGTGTGACTTTCGAGACAATGTTCAAGAATTCAACAAACTTCTGCGAGAAGGTCTGGGATCACTCCTGGAAGGTTGTGAACGATTCCAATCCTGAGGGCTGCTTTGTCATGTGGTGGCAAGAGGATACGGCTAACCCTAACTATGATGTCGCATATCGGAAAGCCCAAGCGATAGTTTCGGGGGCTCCAGATGCCCTACCTAAGTGGTTTCATAGTTTATGCTTGTGCGTTGTTAATGTGTTAGTTTTGTCGTTTACTAAAGCTGGTAGATtctggtga